The Clupea harengus chromosome 6, Ch_v2.0.2, whole genome shotgun sequence genome contains a region encoding:
- the nadsyn1 gene encoding glutamine-dependent NAD(+) synthetase isoform X1 has product MGRKVTLATCSLNQWALDFEGNLSRILRSIEIAKGNGAKYRLGPELEICGYGCADHFYESDTLLHCLQVLRELLESPVTQDIICDVGMPVMHRDVRYNCRVIFLNKKILLIRPKMFLANYGNNREFRWFSPWTQPRHVEEYILPRMIREVTDQASVPFGDCVLSTVDTCMGSEMCAEMWHPKSPHIDMGLDGVEIFTNSSASYHELRKANQRVALVSSATSKSGGIYLFANQKGCDGDRLYYDGCAMIAINGDIVLQGAQFSLDDVEVLCATLDLEDVRSYRGERCQPHMVSDHKSYHRVNVDFSLSDCEDMPLPTHQPIEWQYHSPEEEISLGPACWLWDYLRRSGQAGFFLPLSGGVDSSSTACIVYSMCVLLCNAVRDNNIQVLQDVQRVVGDLTYKPEDPRELCKHLFTTCYMASENSSEDTSSRAKELAMQIGSNHVNLNIDMAVKGLLGIFSLVTGRMPQFRASGGSSRENLALQNVQARTRMVLAYLFAQLGLWAQGKPGGLLVLGSANVDESLSGYFTKYDCSSADINPIGGVSKMDLKSFLQYCTEHFQLTALRRVLAAPPTAELEPLIDGQISQTDEADMGMTYTELSLIGRLRKISRSGPYSMFCKLTDIWRETCSPSQVASKVKHFFRMYSVNRHKMTTITPSYHAESYSPDDNRFDLRPFLYNIQWMWQFRRIDSKVSDMESGHGFN; this is encoded by the exons TGGGTATGGTTGTGCAGACCACTTCTATGAGTCGGACACGCTGCTCCACTGTCTTCAGGTGCTTAGGGAGCTTCTGGAATCACCAGTGACCCAAGATATCATTTGTGATGTAGGCAT GCCAGTTATGCACCGTGATGTTCGTTACAACTGCAGGGTCATTTTTTTGAACAA GAAGATCCTTCTCATCCGTCCAAAAATGTTCCTGGCAAATTATGGTAACAACCGTGAGTTTCGCTGGTTTTCTCCTTGGACTCAGCCCAG GCATGTAGAGGAGTACATTTTACCAAGGATGATCCGGGAGGTCACTGATCAG GCATCTGTCCCATTTGGAGATTGTGTTCTCTCTACTGTTGACACATGCATGGGCAGTGAAATGTGTGCTGAGATGTGGCACCCCAAAAG CCCTCACATAGACATGGGATTGGATGGTGTTGAAATTTTCACTAACTCTTCAGCCAGCTACCATGAGTTAAGAAAGGCAAACCAGAGGGTGGCACTAGTCAGCTCCGCCACTAGTAAG AGTGGGGGGATTTACCTGTTTGCCAATCAGAAGGGGTGTGATGGGGACCGTCTCTATTATGATGGGTGTGCGATGATTGCCATCAATGGAGACATTGTGCTCCAGGGAGCTCAGTTCTCTTTGGATGATGTG GAGGTTTTGTGTGCCACTCTTGATCTGGAGGATGTGCGGAGCTATCGTGGAGAACGATGTCAACCACATATG GTTTCTGATCATAAATCATACCACAGGGTGAATGTggacttctccctctctgactgtgAGGATATGCCCCTTCCCACGCACCAGCCTATCGAGTGGCAGTATCACAGCCCTGAGGAAGAGATCAG TCTTGGCCCTGCGTGTTGGTTGTGGGACTATTTGAGGAGGAGTGGCCAG GCTggtttcttccttcctctaagTGGTGGAGTGGATAGTTCCTCCACAGCCTGTATTGTCTACTCgatgtgtgtgctgctctgcaATGCCGTTAGGGACAACA ATATTCAAGTGCTGCAGGATGTCCAGCGAGTGGTGGGTGATCTCACTTACAAGCCTGAGGACCCTCGAGAGCTGTGCAAGCATCTCTTCACAACATGTTATATGGCTAGTGAGAACTCCTCTGAAGATACCAGCAGTCGAGCTAAAGAGCTGGCAATGCAAATCGGCAG CAACCATGTAAATCTCAACATTGACATGGCAGTGAAAGGGTTGCTTGGGATCTTCTCCCTCGTGACCGGAAGAATGCCACAGTTCCGTGCCAGTGGTGGAAGTTCACGAGAGAACTTGGCATTGCAGAATGTCCAG GCTCGTACCAGGATGGTCCTTGCCTACCTTTTTGCCCAGCTCGGTCTGTGGGCCCAAGGCAAACCTGGTGGTCTACTGGTTCTAGGCTCTGCCAATGTGGATGAAAG TTTGTCAGGCTACTTCACCAAGTATGATTGCTCCAGTGCTGACATTAATCCCATTGGAGGTGTTAGTAAAATGGATCTGAAGAGCTTCTTACAGTATTGCACCGAGCACTTCCAACTTACAGCACTGAGGAG AGTTCTGGCTGCCCCTCCCACAGCTGAGCTGGAACCTCTGATAGATGGCCAGATATCGCAAACTGATGAG GCTGATATGGGCATGACCTACACAGAGCTGTCCCTTATAGGCCGGCTCAGAAAGATATCAAGGAGTGGACCTTACAGCATGTTCTGCAAGCTGACTGACATATGGAGAGAGACCTGTTCCCCCTCTCAG GTGGCTAGCAAAGTGAAGCATTTCTTCAGAATGTACTCCGTGAACAGACACAAGATGACCACAATTACACCATCTTATCATGCAGAGAGCTACAGCCCTGATGATAACCGCTTTGACCTCCGACCTTTCTTGTACAATATACAATGGATGTGGCAATTTCGGAGAATCGACAGCAAG GTGTCTGACATGGAATCAGGACATGGCTTCAACTAG
- the nadsyn1 gene encoding glutamine-dependent NAD(+) synthetase isoform X2: MGRKVTLATCSLNQWALDFEGNLSRILRSIEIAKGNGAKYRLGPELEICGYGCADHFYESDTLLHCLQVLRELLESPVTQDIICDVGMPVMHRDVRYNCRVIFLNKKILLIRPKMFLANYGNNREFRWFSPWTQPRHVEEYILPRMIREVTDQASVPFGDCVLSTVDTCMGSEMCAEMWHPKSPHIDMGLDGVEIFTNSSASYHELRKANQRVALVSSATSKSGGIYLFANQKGCDGDRLYYDGCAMIAINGDIVLQGAQFSLDDVEVLCATLDLEDVRSYRGERCQPHMVSDHKSYHRVNVDFSLSDCEDMPLPTHQPIEWQYHSPEEEISLGPACWLWDYLRRSGQAGFFLPLSGGVDSSSTACIVYSMCVLLCNAVRDNNIQVLQDVQRVVGDLTYKPEDPRELCKHLFTTCYMASENSSEDTSSRAKELAMQIGSNHVNLNIDMAVKGLLGIFSLVTGRMPQFRASGGSSRENLALQNVQARTRMVLAYLFAQLGLWAQGKPGGLLVLGSANVDESLSGYFTKYDCSSADINPIGGVSKMDLKSFLQYCTEHFQLTALRRVLAAPPTAELEPLIDGQISQTDEVKQCVLFKLMRSYKAAVLFKLMR; the protein is encoded by the exons TGGGTATGGTTGTGCAGACCACTTCTATGAGTCGGACACGCTGCTCCACTGTCTTCAGGTGCTTAGGGAGCTTCTGGAATCACCAGTGACCCAAGATATCATTTGTGATGTAGGCAT GCCAGTTATGCACCGTGATGTTCGTTACAACTGCAGGGTCATTTTTTTGAACAA GAAGATCCTTCTCATCCGTCCAAAAATGTTCCTGGCAAATTATGGTAACAACCGTGAGTTTCGCTGGTTTTCTCCTTGGACTCAGCCCAG GCATGTAGAGGAGTACATTTTACCAAGGATGATCCGGGAGGTCACTGATCAG GCATCTGTCCCATTTGGAGATTGTGTTCTCTCTACTGTTGACACATGCATGGGCAGTGAAATGTGTGCTGAGATGTGGCACCCCAAAAG CCCTCACATAGACATGGGATTGGATGGTGTTGAAATTTTCACTAACTCTTCAGCCAGCTACCATGAGTTAAGAAAGGCAAACCAGAGGGTGGCACTAGTCAGCTCCGCCACTAGTAAG AGTGGGGGGATTTACCTGTTTGCCAATCAGAAGGGGTGTGATGGGGACCGTCTCTATTATGATGGGTGTGCGATGATTGCCATCAATGGAGACATTGTGCTCCAGGGAGCTCAGTTCTCTTTGGATGATGTG GAGGTTTTGTGTGCCACTCTTGATCTGGAGGATGTGCGGAGCTATCGTGGAGAACGATGTCAACCACATATG GTTTCTGATCATAAATCATACCACAGGGTGAATGTggacttctccctctctgactgtgAGGATATGCCCCTTCCCACGCACCAGCCTATCGAGTGGCAGTATCACAGCCCTGAGGAAGAGATCAG TCTTGGCCCTGCGTGTTGGTTGTGGGACTATTTGAGGAGGAGTGGCCAG GCTggtttcttccttcctctaagTGGTGGAGTGGATAGTTCCTCCACAGCCTGTATTGTCTACTCgatgtgtgtgctgctctgcaATGCCGTTAGGGACAACA ATATTCAAGTGCTGCAGGATGTCCAGCGAGTGGTGGGTGATCTCACTTACAAGCCTGAGGACCCTCGAGAGCTGTGCAAGCATCTCTTCACAACATGTTATATGGCTAGTGAGAACTCCTCTGAAGATACCAGCAGTCGAGCTAAAGAGCTGGCAATGCAAATCGGCAG CAACCATGTAAATCTCAACATTGACATGGCAGTGAAAGGGTTGCTTGGGATCTTCTCCCTCGTGACCGGAAGAATGCCACAGTTCCGTGCCAGTGGTGGAAGTTCACGAGAGAACTTGGCATTGCAGAATGTCCAG GCTCGTACCAGGATGGTCCTTGCCTACCTTTTTGCCCAGCTCGGTCTGTGGGCCCAAGGCAAACCTGGTGGTCTACTGGTTCTAGGCTCTGCCAATGTGGATGAAAG TTTGTCAGGCTACTTCACCAAGTATGATTGCTCCAGTGCTGACATTAATCCCATTGGAGGTGTTAGTAAAATGGATCTGAAGAGCTTCTTACAGTATTGCACCGAGCACTTCCAACTTACAGCACTGAGGAG AGTTCTGGCTGCCCCTCCCACAGCTGAGCTGGAACCTCTGATAGATGGCCAGATATCGCAAACTGATGAGgtaaagcagtgtgtgttattcaaaCTGATGAG GTCATATAAAGCAGCAGTGTTATTCAAACTGATGAGGTAA